GATACGCGCTGGACCGGCGCCGAGATCTGCCGGCGATTCGCGATCAACGCGGGCGACGACGGGCCGCTATTCCTTTATCGCGACGCGATGGTGCGGCTCGTCGACGACATCTTCGAGCTGACGAAGGGGAGCGATCCGGCCTGGCAGAAGGACCTCCGCGAGCAGATCGAGCTCCACTCGCGGCTCGAGAAGAGCAGCGCGAGCGACGCGCGCCGGCTCGCCTTCTGCGCGCCGACGAACACGAGCTTCTTCCACGCCGTCGCGCACTCGGCGGAGGTGTTCGAGCGCGATCCGTTCGACGTCGAGGCGATCCACTTCGAGGCGCGCGAGGCCTTCAACCGGACGCTCCAGCGCGTCTCGAACGTGAACCGCCCCTCGAAGCGCGGCTCGATGCTCCTCATTCGGGGAGAGTCGGGCGCCGGCAAGACACATTTGATGCGCGCCTTCCGCCGGACCGTGCACGAGGCGCGGCTCGGCCACGTCGGCTATTTGCAAATGACGAGCACGAGCGGCTCGTACGCGCGCCATATCCTCACGAGCCTCGTCGACTCGTTCGAGAAGCCGTTCCTCCAGGGCGAGCCGTCGTCGCTCGCCTGCATCGCGGACTCGCTCATGCGCTGGCGCGTGCCGGCGGAGCTCGCGGCGCAGCTCCGCGAGGAGCCGGAGCCGAGCGCGCGCGCCAACATCGTCGGGCGCATCGTCGACAGCCTCGTCGCGCAGGCCGAGTTCTCGTCGATCGACGTCGACCTGATCCGCGCCTTCGTCTATTTCGCCACCAACGACGCCGTCGTCGAGTCGCGCGTGAAGCGGTATCTCCGCTGCGAGCAGCTGAGCGACTACGACCGGCAGCACCTCGGCGGTATCACGCCCTCGCCGGACGAGAACGCTCCGCTCCGCATGATCGTCGGGATCGGGAAGCTCGTCGCCGCGTCGCACGGCGGCGCGCTCGTGCTCCTCATCGATCAGATCGAGGACGTCTACGAGGCCGACGTCGCGCAGCAGCGCTTCCGGAACCTGATGGACGCGCTGCGCCAGGTCACGGAGCTCGTGCCCAGCTCGCTCGCCGCGGTCGCGTGCCTCGACGACTTCTACGAGGGGCTGCGCAAGAGCCTCACGCGCTCGCTCCTCGATCGGCTCGAGCTCGATCCGCCGCCCGTCCGCATCGTCGCGGCGAGGAGCACCGACGAGGTGGAGCTCCTCGTCGGCTCGCGCCTCCGCGCGCTGCTGGAGCTCCAGGGCGCGCGCGTCCACGAGGACGAGCCGCTCTGGCCGTTCGGTCCCAACGACATCGCACAGCTCGCCGGGCTTCGCACGCGCGACGTCCTCGATTGGTGCCGCTCCGCGCACGAGAGCTGCGTGACGGCCGGCAAGCTCGTGCCGTTCGGAAAGCTGGCGCAGGCTCACGCGACGCCGCCCGCGCCGGCGAAGCCGCTCGCGGCGGAGTGGGCGCGCCATCAGTCCGAGCACACCCTCGGCGTCGTCGACGAAGAGGAGCTCCTCGCGCTCCTCGAGTGGGGCTTCCGCCACGTCGCGCGCGAGTCCGAGGCGACGGTCGCGGTGTCGGCGCAGGACGGCCTCGAGATCGCGGTCGGCGACGGCGCCGGCGCGAAGCGGAGCCTGATCGCCTTCTGCAACGGCGCGCCGCAAGGCGGGAAGCTCGCGCGGCAGGTCGAGGCGGTCGCCGCGCGCGCCCAAAAAGCCGGCGCGCGCGCGGTGATCGTGCGCTGCTCCGACTTCCCGAAGACGGCGGCCAAGAGCGTGACGTCGGAGCGCCTCGGGCAGGTGCTCAAGCAGGGCGGCGCGAAGGTCTTCGTCCGCGACACGGACTGGCGCGCGCTCGCCGCGCTGCGCGCCTTCGTCGACGCGCACGCCGGCGCGGCGGACATCGACGCGTGGCTCCGCGAGGAGCGCGTCGCCTCCAGGCTCGACGTGATGACGAAGATGCTCGGCGCCGAGCTGCCGCCGAAGGCGAAGCCCGCGAGCGCTCCTCCGCCGATCACGCCGGCGCCGGCGGACGTGAGCCCGGTGTCGATCCGATCGAACGGCTCGCCGCCGAGCATCGAGCCGCCGATCCCTTCGTCGCACGGCGGCACCGCCGCGGGTCCCATTTTCCTCGGCCGAACGCGCTCGCTGCATCGGAGCGACGTGACGCGGGACCCGTCGACGTTCGTGCGCCACGCCGCCTTCCTCGGCTCGGCCGGGAGCGGGAAGACGACGCTGGCGCTCAACGTCATCGAGCAGTGCCTCGTCCGCGGCGTGCCCGCGCTCCTCGTCGATCGCAAGGGCGACCTCTGTCGCTACGCGACGCCGGAGTTCTGGAACGAGCCGGAGGCGGACCCGGCGCGCGCCGCGCGGAAGCGTGAGCTCTACGAGAAGGTGCGGGTGCAGGTCTTCACGCCGGGCGCGCACAAGGGGCGGCCGCTCGCGCTCCCGGTCGTGCCGCCCGGCCTCGCCGATCTCGACATGAGCGAGCGGAGCACGCTGAGCGCGAGCGCCGCCGCCGGCCTCGGCTCGATGATGGCCTACCGGGGCTCGCAGGTGGAGGGGACGCGCCTCGCGATCCTCGCCAAGGCGATCGAGCTGCTCGCCGAGCTCGGCGGAAAGACGGAGATCGACATCGAGAAGCTGATCGCGTTCATCCAGAGCGAGGACCCGATCCTGCTCGACGCGATCGGCGGGCTCGACACGAAGCACTTCAAGCAGCTGACGGAGCACCTCTCGACCCTGCGCCTTCGCCACGCGTCGCTGCTCCGCGGCGGCGATCTCCTCAGCGCCGAGCTGCTCCTCGGGCACGGGCCGTTCGCGACGCCGGGGAAGACGAACCTCAGCATCATCAGCACGAAGTTCCTCTCCGACCCGAACGTGGTCGACTTCTGGGTGTCGCGTCTGCTCATCGAGCTGACGCGGTGGTCCTCCCGCCACCCCGCCGGGCACCTCCAGGCGATCGTCCTGCTCGACGAGGCCGACATCTACCTCCCGGCGCAGTCGAAGCCCGCGACGAAGCAGCCGATGCAGGACCTCCTCCGGCGCGCGCGCTCGGCGGGGCTCGGCGTCTTCCTCGCGACGCAGAGCCCGGGCGATCTCGACTATCGGTGCCGCGACAACATCACGTCCTGGTTCGTCGGGAAGATCCAGCAGAACACGTCGATCGAGAAGATGCGCCCGCTCCTCAGCGAGTACCGCTCGAACCCCGCCGCCAAGCTCGCGTCGGCGGGGCCGGGCGAGTTCTTCGTGCTCGCCGAGGGCGACGTCGCCGAGCTGAAGGCGGAGCGCTCGATCATGAAGACGGACCAGCTCTCCGAGGACCAGATCCTGGCCGTGGCGAAGACCGAGAAGACCTGAGAGGAGGAGGCGTGGGACAGCGCAGGGCGACCGAGACGCTCTTCAAGATCATCGCCGCGTTCATCGACCGGCCGACCTGGAAGCAAGCCGAGCTCGCGCGAGAGCTCGGCACGAGCTCGGAGACCGTGCGCAGGCACCTCGGCGATCTCGTCGAGGGCGGCCTCAAGCTCGAACGCGAGGAGGACCACCCTCACGTCTACTGGAGCGTGAGGAAGAACTGGCTCCCGGGCGCGGTCGCCTTCAAGGGCGAGGAGGCGATGGACCTCCTCCGCCTCCTCGGGCGCGCGCCGCCGGGGGCGCTCCGCAATCGGCTGATCGCGATCGCGGTCGACCGGCTCACGCGCGCCGGCCTCGCGCCCGCCTTCGACCCGAGCACGATCCAGCCGGCGCCGGCGTCGCCGGAGGAGGAGGCGAACCTCGCGCTCATCGAAGACGCCCTGGCGAAGAAGGTGGCGCTGAGGATGCGCTACTACACCGCGAGCAAGGGGAGGGACTCGCGCCGCCACGTCTCGGTCCATCGCATCGACGCGATCGGCGCGCGGCCGCAGTTCATCGCGACGTGCCATGTCGCTAACGAATTACGTCGATTCCGCGTAAGCAACGTATCGGAGGCGAAGCTCGATTCGACGGAGCCGTTCCGCCCGACGACGAAGGACGCGCTCGCGAAGCTCGATCGGGAGAGCTTCGGCGGCTTTCGCGACGTCGGGCCGGTCGTGCGCTGCGCGTTCTTCGTGCGCGATCCGGAGGCGTACTGGGTGGCGCGGAACCTCCCCGACGACAACATCGCGGTCGAGGACGCGAAGGGCGGCTCGCGCTTCGTCGTCGAGACGGCGGGGGTCCTCGTGCTCGCGCGCTTCGTCGCCGGCCTCGGAGAGGTCGCGCGGCCCGAGACGAAGGAGCTCGCGGCGGAGGTCCGCGCGATCGCGCAAGCCGCCCTCGCGAACGCGACCCGCTGACGGCGCCGGCTCGGTCGCTCGCGCCCGCGGCTCATCGGCTCGCGCGCTCGTGTGTGTGCAGCGCGAGCGCGCGGCGGGCCATCGTCGCGATCTCGGCCCGGAGATCGCGTGGGGCGAGGACCTCGATCTCGTGGGCGTGGCCGAAGAGGCGGCGGCGCGCGGCGCCGGTGTCGTCGACCGCGACGGTGACGGCGGCGTGGTCCTTGGTGCCGTCGGGATCGTCGGCGACGCGCCGCGACCGGCCGCCGATCTGCGCCACGAGGTGCGAGAGCGCCGCGCGCGGCAGGCGGACGACGAGCTCGCGCGACGCGGCGGTGACGTCGGCGCGGGGCAGCGGCAGCGATCGCGCGAACGACGCGTCGTCGGTCCAGCGCCACCCGTACGGCTTCGCGCGATCGTCGGAGATGATCGGGAACACGCCCGACAGCTCGATGAGGTCGCGCTGGATGGTGCGCCGATGCACGTCGATCCCGCGCTCGCGGAGCCGCGCCTCGAGCGCGCCGGAGTCGATGCGCCGCGGAGGGAGCGGCAGCATCGTGAGGATCAACCACTGACGAAGGATCGCGGAGGCCATCACGTTCGTCGTAGGCCGCGCGCGATCGCCAAAGCCGATGCCGGTTGGACGTCACTGCATGACCGTTCAGTCGCGGTGAAATCGGTCGTGATCATCCACGGTTATGTCCTTCGTGCGGGCCGGTGAAATTTCGGGGCGGGGTCGGGCGACTTGTCTTGCGAGGATGGTGTCGACCTTCGTGCCCTCGGCGCTCTTGCATCCTCCGGTCGGTCCGGCGTTGCACGTCGATGCGCGCGAGCTTCGGCTCGTCGTGTCCGCCGTCGTCGCGGCGATCCTGCGGGAGCGGCCCGATCACGCCGACGTCGAGGACTGCACGAACGAGACGCTCCGCCGCGCGCTCGAGGCCCGCGCCGACGCGCGCGGTCCGGCGCGTCCCTGGGTGATCGGCATCGCGCGCCACGTCGCGCTCGATGCGCTCCGCGCGCGACAGCGGCAGCGCGCGCGGAGCGGGGGCGGCGCGCAGGAGGAGGCGCCGCCTTCGTCGACCGGCGCGCTCGTGGAGCGCCTCGCCGATCCGGGCGCCGGCGCCGACGTGCAGATGGAGCGCGCGGAGAGCGACGCGCGCGTGCGGCGGGTGATGACGACGCTGCCCGACGGACCGCGCCGGGCGCTCGAGCTCTTCCACCTCGAAGGGCTCCCGTATCAGGAGATCGCGCGGCGGCTCGAGGTGCCGCTCGGCACCGTCGCGACGTGGGTGACGCGTGGACGCAAGGCCATGGCCGAAGCGCTGGAGGACGAGGTTCGCCGATGAAGGAACCGCACGTGACCGAGACCGAGACCGAGGGCGAGCTGCTCCCCGCGGAGCTGTGTTGGGCGGAGGGCGATCACGCGAGCGACGTCGTGTTGACCGCGCTCGCCGACGGGCAGCACGCGATCGTCCCCGCCGCCGTTCGCGCGCACGTCGCGCGCTGCACGACCTGCATCGCGCACCTCGGGCACTCCGCGCTGCTCTCGCTCGAGACGCAGCGGTCGCTCGCGGCGACGCGACAGGCAGAAGGGCGGCGCCCCGTTCCGCGCCTCGCCGTCGCGCTCGGCCTCGTCGCGGCGGCGGTGGGGCTCGTGCCGTGGCTCCTCACGCACGACGCGCCGGAGCGTCCGGCGCGCGCGCTGTCGGCGATGACGCGCGCGCTCGCGGCGGTGGCGGCGCGGCTCGACGCGGGGGGAG
The Labilithrix sp. genome window above contains:
- a CDS encoding ATP-binding protein, which produces MSSVIADLMTSIAQTIERQLDESTTPLVLGEGLQGWSKRIAPDGEKVTAGALVHLAVLNDALVVAELAVMQDGVFTNEERIYITPLAQMAVRYLGQFRQFYEEFSHGLDDVKYFLDLHMNDPAPFGGRSSDTRWTGAEICRRFAINAGDDGPLFLYRDAMVRLVDDIFELTKGSDPAWQKDLREQIELHSRLEKSSASDARRLAFCAPTNTSFFHAVAHSAEVFERDPFDVEAIHFEAREAFNRTLQRVSNVNRPSKRGSMLLIRGESGAGKTHLMRAFRRTVHEARLGHVGYLQMTSTSGSYARHILTSLVDSFEKPFLQGEPSSLACIADSLMRWRVPAELAAQLREEPEPSARANIVGRIVDSLVAQAEFSSIDVDLIRAFVYFATNDAVVESRVKRYLRCEQLSDYDRQHLGGITPSPDENAPLRMIVGIGKLVAASHGGALVLLIDQIEDVYEADVAQQRFRNLMDALRQVTELVPSSLAAVACLDDFYEGLRKSLTRSLLDRLELDPPPVRIVAARSTDEVELLVGSRLRALLELQGARVHEDEPLWPFGPNDIAQLAGLRTRDVLDWCRSAHESCVTAGKLVPFGKLAQAHATPPAPAKPLAAEWARHQSEHTLGVVDEEELLALLEWGFRHVARESEATVAVSAQDGLEIAVGDGAGAKRSLIAFCNGAPQGGKLARQVEAVAARAQKAGARAVIVRCSDFPKTAAKSVTSERLGQVLKQGGAKVFVRDTDWRALAALRAFVDAHAGAADIDAWLREERVASRLDVMTKMLGAELPPKAKPASAPPPITPAPADVSPVSIRSNGSPPSIEPPIPSSHGGTAAGPIFLGRTRSLHRSDVTRDPSTFVRHAAFLGSAGSGKTTLALNVIEQCLVRGVPALLVDRKGDLCRYATPEFWNEPEADPARAARKRELYEKVRVQVFTPGAHKGRPLALPVVPPGLADLDMSERSTLSASAAAGLGSMMAYRGSQVEGTRLAILAKAIELLAELGGKTEIDIEKLIAFIQSEDPILLDAIGGLDTKHFKQLTEHLSTLRLRHASLLRGGDLLSAELLLGHGPFATPGKTNLSIISTKFLSDPNVVDFWVSRLLIELTRWSSRHPAGHLQAIVLLDEADIYLPAQSKPATKQPMQDLLRRARSAGLGVFLATQSPGDLDYRCRDNITSWFVGKIQQNTSIEKMRPLLSEYRSNPAAKLASAGPGEFFVLAEGDVAELKAERSIMKTDQLSEDQILAVAKTEKT
- a CDS encoding WYL domain-containing protein — its product is MGQRRATETLFKIIAAFIDRPTWKQAELARELGTSSETVRRHLGDLVEGGLKLEREEDHPHVYWSVRKNWLPGAVAFKGEEAMDLLRLLGRAPPGALRNRLIAIAVDRLTRAGLAPAFDPSTIQPAPASPEEEANLALIEDALAKKVALRMRYYTASKGRDSRRHVSVHRIDAIGARPQFIATCHVANELRRFRVSNVSEAKLDSTEPFRPTTKDALAKLDRESFGGFRDVGPVVRCAFFVRDPEAYWVARNLPDDNIAVEDAKGGSRFVVETAGVLVLARFVAGLGEVARPETKELAAEVRAIAQAALANATR
- a CDS encoding WYL domain-containing protein, with protein sequence MASAILRQWLILTMLPLPPRRIDSGALEARLRERGIDVHRRTIQRDLIELSGVFPIISDDRAKPYGWRWTDDASFARSLPLPRADVTAASRELVVRLPRAALSHLVAQIGGRSRRVADDPDGTKDHAAVTVAVDDTGAARRRLFGHAHEIEVLAPRDLRAEIATMARRALALHTHERASR
- a CDS encoding sigma-70 family RNA polymerase sigma factor, with the protein product MVSTFVPSALLHPPVGPALHVDARELRLVVSAVVAAILRERPDHADVEDCTNETLRRALEARADARGPARPWVIGIARHVALDALRARQRQRARSGGGAQEEAPPSSTGALVERLADPGAGADVQMERAESDARVRRVMTTLPDGPRRALELFHLEGLPYQEIARRLEVPLGTVATWVTRGRKAMAEALEDEVRR